GCTGTCGGACGAGGCCAGCGTAGAAAAGTTCTTCCAGGAGGCATTGAAGGACGGCTGCGAGGGCCTGATGGCCAAGTCCATCGCCCCAGAATCGGTCTATCGCGCCGGCAGCCGGGGGTTCCTCTGGATCAAATACAAGAAGGAATACCGGTCGGAGATGACCGACACCGTTGATCTGGTGGTGGTCGGGGGTTTCGCTGGGAGAGGCAAGCGCAAAGGCTTCTACGGCGCACTGCTCATGGCCACCTACAACTCGAACGATGATACCTTCGAGACAGTGTCCAAGCTAGGAAGCGGTTTCGACGATGCCGCGCTAGCCTCCATGCTCACATTGCTGGAGAAGTACAAACGAACGGAAAAGCACCACCTGGTCAAGAGCAACATGCCAGCGGACTTCTGGTTCGAGCCGGGCATTGTGCTGGAAGTGCTCGGTGCCGAGATCACCCTATCACCGATACATACCTGCGCGTTCGGAAGGGTGCGGAAGGATGCTGGCCTGGCAATTCGGTTTCCCCGCTTTACCGGCAAGGTCAGGGAGGACAAGGGACCCAGGGAAGCGACGACGACTGATGAGTTGGAGAACATGTACCGTTCTCAGTTGAAGAAGATAGAGGATTGAGACCCGATGGCTCAGGGTCTCGATGGCGGCCTGTTGTTTCCGTAGGGATGGTGGACCGTCCCTGAACGTGTGGGTTTTGGGGCATCGAAAACCTGCCAAAGATACAGGACCAGGAATGGAGTTGACAGTATCACGGCGGTGATGACCTTGACCGACAAGGAGAACTCATCGGGTGTGAATATCAATATGATCGAGGCCAGAGATAATAGGGCGAGGAACCCACCGAACACCAGAAGCACAAAGCCCTTTACGAACTTCCTCATGTATAGATGACCCATTCCTAGGATACCCAGAAGGCCGAGGACCACTGCCAGGGTCAATGCTAGGCGCGAGCTTTTGACCGGGAGACCATTGGATTGAGGACATGTGGACTGATCTTGTGCATTCCTATCTGAATATTCCATCGATGGATTTTCTGCGCATTCGGCAGTTGCTGACCATGTGTTCAGAACCGCTTGTCTTGAGACAATTCTCCCGCAGCTTGGGCAGAACCCGAAATCGTCGACGTAAGAATAACCACAGCCATCACAGGTCCGGACCTGAGGTTCGCCGGTGACCCTGATCTTGTGCGGCGCAGGCCTTTTACTGTCCTGCCTTCGATCAGACGTTCCCCCTCCCATGAGTTCTTGAACAGCAACCTTCGACATATTGATTCCGATTCTCTTAATGAAGGCATTGTAATGGCTTTCAACAGAGCCTGACCGGCCGAATTATTTTGTGACCGCAATCCATATCGGAGTGCCAGTATCGCGATCATCCCTCATCATTCCGAAAGAACACCATTATTCCGATTGAAATCTGTATTCTGCGGTGATAATGGGTCTGGCTTCGGCATCCTTGTGGAAGCCAGAACGCTGATGATCACCCTAGGCAATCGAAATCGTATCTCCGGGATGTGATTCCTATTATACATTTATCTACTATTCCAATAGTCCTTGCACAAATGTCTCGTTAGCAAAGCTTTTATTGCAATTTTAGATAACCGTGGATAAGTTTGTGAGACAAATAATCATAACGAAATTTGCAGAGTCTCCAATGAATCTTCGGAAGCGACATCGGCGCGGTGACGCAGGGTGGTCAAATGAGCATTTCCAGAGCAACAAGGATCGGCTTGATGGTGGCATTAGGAATGATACTGGTTCCGTTAATATCCAGGTCGGTCTCTGCGACGGATGGGCTGCCCGGTGATGTCAACCAAGGAGACACTGCCTGGCTTCTGATCTCCACGGCGCTGGTATTTGTTATGACCCCAGCAGTTGCGTTCTTCTATGGAGGGATGCTGAGGAAGGAGTCTTTCCTTTCAATGCTTGGACAGAGCGTCATCATCATCGGAATCGTGACCTTGATCTGGGTCCTGTTCGGTTATTCCCTGGCATTCGGTGGCTACCACAGGGACCTCATTGGCAATCTTGACTTCGTTCTCCTTGACAAGGTCGGGGGATTGCCCGACCTGGATTATGCCCCCACCATCCCATCCATCCTTTTCGCAATGTACCAACTGATGTTTGGGATCATCACGGTAGCGCTCATCATCGGGGGTATCGCTGAGCGGATGAAGCTAAAGGCCATGATCATCTTCCTGGCTGTCTGGACCTGCTTGGTCTATCTCCCAGTGGCCCATTGGATGTGGGGCGGTGGATGGCTCGCCAAGCTCGGAGCATTGGACTTTGCCGGAGGTGCGGTGGTGCACATCACGGCTGGCGTTTCAGTCCTGGCGGCAAGCATCGTGCTCGGAAAGAGACTGTCTGTCATAAATGGCAATGGAGACCACCCGCACAACATTCCCATGGTGGTGCTCGGCGGCGGGCTGCTGTGGATGGGGTGGTTCGGTTTCAATGGTGGAAGTGCTCTAGGCTCCGGATCCCTGGCGGCACAGGCATTCGCCAATACCCATATTGCCGGGGCGATGGCAGCGATCACCTGGGGGTTGGTAAGCTGGCTTCACCTCGGCCGTCCATCCGTCCTTGGCCTCATCTCGGGCGGCGTCGCCGGTCTGGCAGCGGTCACTCCAGCTGCTGGTTATATCGACACTAGAGGAGCGATCGTGATCGGGCTTGCGGCCGGAATATTGTGCTATTGCGGCATATTGGTGAGAAAGAAGTTCAAATTCGACGACGCCCTCGACGTATGGGGCGTGCATGGAATCGCAGGCACGATGGGCATGATCGCAGTCGGCTTGCTTGCCACCTCGCACGTGAACGAAAAAACGGTCATCAACAATGGGCTGCTCTACGGAGGCGGATTCACTCTGCTGACCGCACAATTGATAGCGGTGGTGGTCATTTGGATATTCGCATTTGGGATCACGTTCGTGATGCTCAAAGTGCTGAGCCGGTTCACCCCCATCAGGATGACGAAGGAAGAGGAACGCGTCGGTGCGGACATCATCCAGCATGGGGAAACTGCTTACTCGTGAGGTGGTGCTGATGAAGCGGATCGAAGCGGTAATACGGACGGAGAAGCTGAACTCGGTCAAGAATGCGCTGGAAGAGATCGGGACCGTCGGAATGACAGTCTATGACGTCCATGGAAGGGGAGAACAGAAGGGGCTCGAGTTCACCCATAGGGCTGGAACCTACAGGGTGGACCTCCTCCCTAAAACGAAGATCGAGATAGTGGCCAGCGATGCGGAGGTGGACAAGATCGTGGAAGCGATCTTGAAATCCGCCCGCACTGGCGATATCGGGGATGGCAAGATATTCGTCAGTAATGTGGAAGAGTCCATCAAGATCAGGACTGGCGAGGTTTCGACAAAATAGGAAGGCCGCCGTCTGCCATCGGGAGGGATCTGCATCGATACTGATACGAAATGCAAACAAGATGCTCCTTCCATGGCACCGAAACCTTCAATGAGGGTTCAAGACCGACGTCGACGATAGACTATCAAAACAGCCGTATCGAACTCGCCGGAAGCCATAGCAATCTTGACCGGTCCGGAACCATCATCTATTCAAACAAAGCCCTCGCAGAATTTGTCGGTTTACCGGATACCGGCATCACGGGGAGGAGCTTTTTCAGGGTCCTATCAGCGGACTCTCAGGGTGAGCGCCGAGGACGAAGGACCAGGATACTTGACGACAAGAAAGTGGTTGGTATTCGAAAGAGGATTCTCCGAACCCGCTGGCAAGGTGGCCGAGAGCACCGGGTTCGGGCATTCGATCGTGTCTGCCTTGACTGAAAGATGCCACGGAAAGGCCCGCACCGAGGAGAAGGTACCAACCTGCCCCGCTTTTGGGAAGCGTTTTTCGTGGTCGAACTGCGGTTGGCCGGAGATGATCCGGCTGAGTCGTTCCCGCATACCCTGATCTAGCAGGCCCGTTTCCGGTGTCCAGCTCTTCAACCCAGTCGCTTGCCGCAGACACCGCAGAAAGGCGTGCCGGATGCATCCGAACCGCAGTTGGGGCATTTCTTGCTCGTGGTCAGCGGCTGGATTGGCAATTGTTGGACCGGCTCGGGTTCTGGCGGAGATTCAAACTTCGGAGGCTGGTTCTCAGATGCCTGCCAAGGGACCCGGTTCGATCCAGTGAACATACCCGTTGACGATTTCCCTCCGCGCCTCTTCATGGCCACGAACACCAGGACCAGGATTATGGCGATCACGCCTATCAATATCAGGATCAGGAGTCCGAGGTCAGTGCCGTTGTTGCCGATGGTGATGTTGCCCATGACCAGGCCCGTTCCGGTCACCTGCGCATCCACCTTCTTGGTGTCGATCCCTGGGCCGCTTATCGTGATGGAATGACCGCCCGGTGAAGCATTGATGGAGAAATTCCCGTTTGAATCTGTCATTGTCGATGCGCCGCTCTCCAATGCCACGGTGAGATTCGCCATGCCTTTCCCGTTCGTGTCGACAACCTTCCCGGTGACCAGGAACATGGCCACCGTCCCTACCCCGAACCAGGTGGGGCTGGTGAAATCAGAGGCCCCGTTGACGTAATACACGATCAAACCAGCCAGATCCGATGACACCCATCCCCTACCGCAGATCGGAGCGTTACCATCGAATTGAAGGTGGGTCAGATACTGAGTGCTGGTGAACGCCCTCTCCTCAACCTCTGCCACGCTGCTTGGGATGATGGCCGATGTCAGGTTTGATAGGTAGAATGCTGAGGCACCGATCTTGGTGACGCTGTTCGGTACGATGAATGAGCCTGTCCTCGCGCTTGGGAACGCGATCAGGGTGTGGATGCCCTCGTCATACAATACGCCGTTCACACTGTTGTAGTTCGGGTTGCCGCCACTGACATCGATCTGCTTTAGCGAGGTCATACCGAAAAAGCCCCCGCTGCCTATGGAGGCGACGCTATCGGGTATCGTGATGGCGGTCATCAAGTTGCATCCGGAGAACGCGCCATTCCCGATGGTGATCACGCTGGACGGGATAGTGAAAGCCCCAGACTTGCCGCCTGGGCACTGGATGAGGGTCGTCATGTTCTTGTTGTAGAGAACGGCATCGTTGCTGACGAAATTCGGGTTGCTTGCGTTCACATTTATCGCCGTCAATGACCGGCAGCTGCCGAAAGCCTGGGAACCGATCGATGCGACCTTTCCCGAGATTGTCACCGAGGTCAGTGCACTGCATGACTGGAAAGCCTGCACTCCGATCGTCGTCACATTCGTTCCAAGGCTTAGCGAGTTCATTTTGTCGCAATAATAGAATGCATTGTTTCCGATATAGGAAACGCTGTTGGATAGTTTCGCTGTCACCAGAGCGGAACAGTAGCTGAACGTGTTGTTCCCGATGACGGTGACGTTGTTTCCGATGATCAAGGAGGTCAGACCGACACAGTTGGAGAAGGCTCGGTCCTTTATCACCTTGACCGTTTCGGGAACGGTGAACCCACCTAGCTTCTGAGTGGGGTAAGCGATCAATGTAGTGGCAGCCTTGTTGTACAATGCACCATCGATGCTGACGAAATTCGGGTTGCTTGCGTTCACATCGATACTGGTCAATGATAAGCAGTAACCGAACGCCATATCGCCGACCGAAATGACACTGGCAGGGATGGTCACACCGGTCAGGGAGTCACAATAGGCGAACACGTATCCTCCGATGGTGACGACGCTATCCGGTATCGTCACCGAGGTCAGGGCGTCGCAACCATAGAACGATTGGTATGCGATCACGGTCACGCTGTTCGGAATGGTGACGGAGGCAAGACCCTGACAATTCTGGAACGCATAGCTGTCTATCTTGGTGACACCGTTCGGTATGGTCACTGAGGTAAGGTTCATGCAGTTATAGAATGCGGTGCTGCCTATCGTGGTGACGCCGTTGGGGATCGTGAAGGTCCCTTCCCTTCCAATCGGATACTGGATCAGAGTGGTGGCTGCCTTGTTGTAGAGCACCCCATCGACACTGCTGAAACTGGGATTGGATGCGTTAACGTCGAACGAGGTCATCGAGCTGCATGAGTAGAATACCCCATAGGCCAGGGAGGTGACGTTGGCCGGGATGGTCACCGAGGTCAGGGCCGTGCAGTAATAGAAGGCCTCGAAGTCGATCGATATGACGCTGTTAGGTATCGTCACCGAGGTCACCGAACCACAGGAATAGAATGCGTACTCGCCGATGCTTGTGACGTTATCCGGGATGGTCACCGCTCCCGCCTTTCCGGAGGGGCATTGGATCAATGTGGTGTTCGCTTTGTCGTACATTATGCCATCCATGCTGGCATAGGCCGGGTTGGATGGGCTCACATTGATCGAGGTCATGGCATTGCAGCCAGCAAAGGCATATCCCCCGATGTAGGAGACAGATGAAGGAATTGATGCCGTTGTGAGCGAAAGGCAATTGAAGAAGGTCCAATTACCGATGACCGAGACACTGCCGCCGATCGTTACGCTGGTGATCGCGGTGCTATAGGCGAATGCGTAGTCATCGATCAGTCTAACGCTGTCCGGGACCACGACGGACGTGATCCTCGTATTGTCGGAGAAAGCCGACTCCCCGATCTCCCTCACCGGCTTGCCGTCCAGGGAAGCGGGGATGACGACCGCGCCGCCTTGCCCGATGTAATCCGTGATCCTGACCTCCGACCCATTGATGTATTCATATCGATAGTTCGTGGTAGAAACGGTCGCTCCCTCTGTGGCGCTGGTGGCAACAAAGAATGCACCCGATATCAACATCAATACGATAATTGTGGACTTAACGTTCATGAAATGATTAGCCAAATGCTCGCCGCCTGTTTCCCATCCCATCCGATTTTGATTCGGTTGGCAGTTCATGATGCAATTGAGGATTTATTGTTTTATCGTGGCTCGAAATGGGTCAAATGAGGAAAGCAGCCCCGATCATCGAGAGCAACACGGAAAATGGGCCAGGTCATATGGAAAGGACACTATCGGATATGAAGACCACGGGCTAGAGCATGTGGCGGCATCGCCACGCATCTACCTGGTCCCAATAGAAGGTCGCCGGTCACAACCCAGTCAAGATTGTGCGGATGAAAACTTTTATACCCTCCTCAAGTATAGGTGCCTTCCATGGAGATTATACAGCTAGAGAAGGACAAGGATTCGATCCTTATCCAGATCAAGGAGGCCGACATGACCCTGATCTCACCTCTGGTCAAGGAGCTTCTCGAGGACGAAATGGTCTCAGAGGTGAAGTACACCGCTGGACATCCGGACCTGGAGATCCCAACACTTTATGTCAAGGTCAAGAGCGGCAAGCCCCAAACGGCCTTGAAGAGGGCGGCCAAGGCGCTTTCCAACGAGTTCAAGGAAGCTCGAGAGAAGCTCGAAAAGGACCTGAAGTAGTCATGGTCTATTCAGAGAACCCGAACCGCGAACGGGAGATTGGCATCGAGGTCTTTTTTACCTCCACAAAAGGGACTGGAGGGCGCCTCAAGGTCAATTACGAGGATTTCATCGTCAATGAGATCTCCATATATCCCGAGAGGACGGAGAACGGAAGATACGCCATCGCCAAGATCACCTCCACCAACTGGGAGACAAACCGGTTGGTCCGGATGATATCCAAGAACCTGGGCATCACGCGTAACAAGATCACCTTCGCCGGCACGAAGGACAAGCGGGCGATCACCTCGCAACTGTTCTCCATCGATGCCCCCGTGGAGGCGGTCCAGGCTTTGAGCATGCACCAGGTGGTGGTAGAGGATGTCTATTCCTCCAAGAAGCATATCACGATCGGAGACCTGATAGGCAATGCCTTTCAGATAAAATTGAGGAACACAGAGCTAAAGGGGGAGGAACTGGCCGCTTCACTATCCCAGACCAGGGGCGAACTGGAGGCGATCGGCGGATTCCCTAACTTCTTTGGGGTCCAGCGGTTCGGCTCGATAAGGCCGGTAACCCATTTGGTGGGAAAGCACATCGTTCACGGTGATTTTGAGAAGGCGGTCATGGTCTACATCGGCAACCCGAACGAAGAAGAGGACGAAAGCTCCCGCCTGCCGCGACAGCACCTCCAGGAGACCATGGACTTCGAGGCAGCGATCGGGGAGTTCCCTCGAACGCTTACGTTCGAGCGCATGCTCATCGGCTGGCTGATCAGGAACCCGGGGGATTGGGCCGGGGCCATCAAGACGCTGCCCCCGAACCTGCAGATGATGTTCGTCCATGCCTATCAGTCATACCTGTTCAACCTCATCCTGAGCGAACGTATCAGGAGAGGAATCCCTCTTGACCGCCCGGTGGTCGGGGACGTCGTTCTGCCCGCCGACCGGTCTGGTTATGCCGACCACGATAAGCCCGTACCGGTGACGAAGTTCAACCTGGACCTGGTGGAGAAGAGCATGCGGGAGCGCAAGGCTTACCTCTCCGGTGTGCTGTTCGGATCGGAATCCAAGTATGCCGAGGGAGAGATGGGCGAGATCGAACGGAAGGTCGTTGAGACGGAAGGCGTGCAGCTCAGGGATTTCGTGGTGCCCCAGATCTCCGAGTGTAGTTCCAGGGGTTCGCGCCGGGAACTGCTGGCCCCGTTCCGGGACCTCAAGGTGGTATGTACTGAGGACAGCGCCGACATCTCCTTCATCCTGGGCAAAGGTTGCTACGCAACGGTCATGCTCCGCGAGTTCATGAAATCAGACCTGCTCGATTATTGAGCGGTCCGATCCGTTCCGGAAAACGAAAGAGGTTCAGAGCCGGGACCAGTCCTTTGACTGTCTGTCGTCGTCAGACTCTTGGGCAGCCTGTGGCTCCAGGCCTTCGCTCTCCTCGAGTATCGCCCTTGGGTCCTTCTTCACCGCCGGTGCGGCCTTCTTGGTCTTGACCGCTGCCCCTTCGATAGGAGCGTGGCAGCGAGGGCAGAGCCCTCCCCTGACACACTCCTCGCACAGGAGCGATGAGCATTTCGAACAGGCCGTGACCGCAGCCTCCCCGTGGAAAAGGCACCGCCTCCCGGCAACCTCCAAGGAATCCACCTTGGCGGGGCGCTTTTCCTGTTTGTAGAACGTCTGGTAGAGGTCCTTCTGCTCGTCCCCGAACATGATCGGTTCTCGCGAGGGCTTCTTCTCCATCACCGGGACGCCGGATTCAACCTGATATTCCACCGCCGGTGTCGTCTTGGGCTCGGGGCGGGCCCGCCGGGGCCTCTGCTCCGGCAACGCGATCGGCTCCTCGGATTCGACCCACTCCTTCGGATTCGCCGGCCTTTGCTTAGGCCGCAAAAGCGCTTCCTCGGCGGCCTCGACCGGGGCTGGCTTCGGCTCATTGGCCCTCAGCGTCTTTATGACCGACATGAGACGGCGGGCGGTGTATATCCCCACCCCGAGCGTCTCGATTATTCCCATCACGTTCCGTTTCTCTTCCGGCAGGTTCATCGCCGTCCGCAGCAGCTTCTCGGTCCGGGCATCCATGATGTGGTGGCTCAGGTCCATCTTGTTGACCTTCTCCACGTAGCTCAGGACCTTCTTCGCCCGGACGATGTCCTTGCCCGGCAGCGCCATCATGACGTCAGACAGGCCCAGACCGGTCTCCTTTACCCGGGGGTTCCTGGCCGCCGCCATGAGCACATAGCGTGAATCCTCCTCGTATTGGTCGAGATCGGCATCGTTCATCAGTTCCACGTTGACCGTTTCCCTCACGTCCAGGAACGCTGTGACCTCGTCCAGGCTGTTGTATGGGATACCACACTCCTTGAACATCTCCTCTTTGGACATGCGGCGGTTCTGCCGGTATTCGCATTCCAGGACGCTGGTGGCCTGATTTACGACCTCGATCTCATGCAACTTCTGTTCCGCCGACCTCAGCGATTCCCTTGCCTGGTCGAAGTTGGGATTGAGCTCCAGGGCCTTCCTCAGCGAGCTCTGGGCTTCGACGTATCTGCGCAATTTCAGATAGGAAACCCCTTGGCCGAAGTAGGCGAACGGATCCGACGGGTCCAGTGCGATGGCGGCGTCAAAGCTCTTGATCGCCTCCTCCGGTCGTTGCAGCTTCTGGCAGATGTCTCCCTTTTCCATGATCATGCGCCGGTTCTTGGGGTCGCAGGCCAGGGCCTTCTTTATCGCCTCGTAGGCATTGGCCGGATCGTCCATCTGCAGTCTGATGACCGCTATGCGCTCCCAGGCACTGGCGTCCGAGGCGTCCAGCGCCACCGCCCTGAGGAATGATTCCAGCGCGTCGCTGTAGTGTTTGAGCTCCTCGAGCGCCCGGCCCTTTGCCTTGTAGATCCCCTGCTCTTCCGCCCCCAGCTCGAGGGCCCGGTTCAGGCAGATCACGCAGTCCTGGAACTGTCCCAGTTTGAACATGACGTTGCCCTTGTACTTCCAGGTCTGGGAATCGCCCTTGTCCAATGCCAGCGACGCGTCGAAGGCGTCCACTGCCTCGGCCAGATTGCCCAGGGATGCCAGCGCCCGCCCGCGGTCGCTCTGGAAACGGGGATTGCCTGGCTGACCCACAACGCACTGGTCGAAGACCTTCAGGGCATGGTCGTACTCCCGCATCAGCAGATATGCCCGCCCCTTGTTGTCGAGCGGCATGAGATCGGAGCTGTCCAGGGCGAAGGACCGGTCGAACTCGACGACGGCGTCCGCATATCGGCCCAGACCGATGAGCACCAACCCTTTGCGGTTGTGCAGTTCCTTATCCTGGTCATCCACCGCCAGGGCCATGGTGTAGGTGTCGTTGGCCTCGGCCAGCCTTCCCAGACGCTCCAGCGCGAATGCCTTGTCCATAAGGGCCGGTTTGTCGCTTGGGTCCACTTTTAGGATCGAATCGCAAACATCGATGATCTGCTCGGGAATTCCCTTGGCCACCACCGAGGTCTTCTTGTAATGGAGGATGGTAATGTTTCCTGGATCGATGCCGAGGGCGGTGTCGAAGGAATCGATCGCATCATCGAAATCAGACAGCCGGTGGGACGCCACTCCCATATCGACGTAGGCATTGCGGTTCTTCCCGTCCAGCTTGATTATTCTCTGACAGACCTTG
The window above is part of the Methanomassiliicoccales archaeon genome. Proteins encoded here:
- a CDS encoding ammonium transporter, with translation MSISRATRIGLMVALGMILVPLISRSVSATDGLPGDVNQGDTAWLLISTALVFVMTPAVAFFYGGMLRKESFLSMLGQSVIIIGIVTLIWVLFGYSLAFGGYHRDLIGNLDFVLLDKVGGLPDLDYAPTIPSILFAMYQLMFGIITVALIIGGIAERMKLKAMIIFLAVWTCLVYLPVAHWMWGGGWLAKLGALDFAGGAVVHITAGVSVLAASIVLGKRLSVINGNGDHPHNIPMVVLGGGLLWMGWFGFNGGSALGSGSLAAQAFANTHIAGAMAAITWGLVSWLHLGRPSVLGLISGGVAGLAAVTPAAGYIDTRGAIVIGLAAGILCYCGILVRKKFKFDDALDVWGVHGIAGTMGMIAVGLLATSHVNEKTVINNGLLYGGGFTLLTAQLIAVVVIWIFAFGITFVMLKVLSRFTPIRMTKEEERVGADIIQHGETAYS
- a CDS encoding P-II family nitrogen regulator — its product is MKRIEAVIRTEKLNSVKNALEEIGTVGMTVYDVHGRGEQKGLEFTHRAGTYRVDLLPKTKIEIVASDAEVDKIVEAILKSARTGDIGDGKIFVSNVEESIKIRTGEVSTK
- a CDS encoding leucine-rich repeat protein translates to MLISGAFFVATSATEGATVSTTNYRYEYINGSEVRITDYIGQGGAVVIPASLDGKPVREIGESAFSDNTRITSVVVPDSVRLIDDYAFAYSTAITSVTIGGSVSVIGNWTFFNCLSLTTASIPSSVSYIGGYAFAGCNAMTSINVSPSNPAYASMDGIMYDKANTTLIQCPSGKAGAVTIPDNVTSIGEYAFYSCGSVTSVTIPNSVISIDFEAFYYCTALTSVTIPANVTSLAYGVFYSCSSMTSFDVNASNPSFSSVDGVLYNKAATTLIQYPIGREGTFTIPNGVTTIGSTAFYNCMNLTSVTIPNGVTKIDSYAFQNCQGLASVTIPNSVTVIAYQSFYGCDALTSVTIPDSVVTIGGYVFAYCDSLTGVTIPASVISVGDMAFGYCLSLTSIDVNASNPNFVSIDGALYNKAATTLIAYPTQKLGGFTVPETVKVIKDRAFSNCVGLTSLIIGNNVTVIGNNTFSYCSALVTAKLSNSVSYIGNNAFYYCDKMNSLSLGTNVTTIGVQAFQSCSALTSVTISGKVASIGSQAFGSCRSLTAINVNASNPNFVSNDAVLYNKNMTTLIQCPGGKSGAFTIPSSVITIGNGAFSGCNLMTAITIPDSVASIGSGGFFGMTSLKQIDVSGGNPNYNSVNGVLYDEGIHTLIAFPSARTGSFIVPNSVTKIGASAFYLSNLTSAIIPSSVAEVEERAFTSTQYLTHLQFDGNAPICGRGWVSSDLAGLIVYYVNGASDFTSPTWFGVGTVAMFLVTGKVVDTNGKGMANLTVALESGASTMTDSNGNFSINASPGGHSITISGPGIDTKKVDAQVTGTGLVMGNITIGNNGTDLGLLILILIGVIAIILVLVFVAMKRRGGKSSTGMFTGSNRVPWQASENQPPKFESPPEPEPVQQLPIQPLTTSKKCPNCGSDASGTPFCGVCGKRLG
- a CDS encoding RpoL/Rpb11 RNA polymerase subunit family protein, which encodes MEIIQLEKDKDSILIQIKEADMTLISPLVKELLEDEMVSEVKYTAGHPDLEIPTLYVKVKSGKPQTALKRAAKALSNEFKEAREKLEKDLK
- the truD gene encoding tRNA pseudouridine(13) synthase TruD translates to MVYSENPNREREIGIEVFFTSTKGTGGRLKVNYEDFIVNEISIYPERTENGRYAIAKITSTNWETNRLVRMISKNLGITRNKITFAGTKDKRAITSQLFSIDAPVEAVQALSMHQVVVEDVYSSKKHITIGDLIGNAFQIKLRNTELKGEELAASLSQTRGELEAIGGFPNFFGVQRFGSIRPVTHLVGKHIVHGDFEKAVMVYIGNPNEEEDESSRLPRQHLQETMDFEAAIGEFPRTLTFERMLIGWLIRNPGDWAGAIKTLPPNLQMMFVHAYQSYLFNLILSERIRRGIPLDRPVVGDVVLPADRSGYADHDKPVPVTKFNLDLVEKSMRERKAYLSGVLFGSESKYAEGEMGEIERKVVETEGVQLRDFVVPQISECSSRGSRRELLAPFRDLKVVCTEDSADISFILGKGCYATVMLREFMKSDLLDY
- a CDS encoding tetratricopeptide repeat protein, whose translation is MGLLNPGKETDIRAVRKAQKSMEVAERYVLARNLDAAISELTKARDALLGAAVEPAQQGILVEALVRLSKDYLDCGMALDAANSADLALKSAPTDLPALLAYARALVKKGEFPQAISTLDKATLLPGSDTSVWLFKADLYEHERRQDMVMFCLKKANELDPSDLSILDRMIQRSDDKASLLKRKADLLVSQERYEEALTAIDQAVTLMPRNVEMMLRKGEILTLLKRTDQALLIYDDVLARDSGNALAHLYKARGYKDKGDKAAALAQYKESLRNDGMNKFTWAEVAALLFEMDRLEESSTAYDRALAIDPELIVAINGKLQVAKKRGMDEDIALYSGKLLGRKMEDRSVFLERIDSLSQLGRFEEASEAVNLALKRYQLDEELMARKRKIMLQTGNMEEVISLAEAKLAKEKDDFQALMDLGSAYMRSTRYRDALRPLEKAAKVQPSNEAPLICIKESYKHIGKDKDVLDSCDRILKVNSVNEGALFDKAVALDRMNRKDDAVALYEQVMALDPDDKDNLKDLSSALYSMGRFEESLARSTLGTQMYPNQVAFWRVQGDSNFALKRYADAVTSFTNAVKLSPGEKHLIYSRGLALENAKRYEEAVAAYDEALAIDPKDNSMWLSKGVALEWLQRYPQALDCYEEAVRLESDNKFVLVRIGQVLAKMNDHEAAIRSFDKALEKAPKDIELLEMKKVSLKHTDRLEELVKVCQRIIKLDGKNRNAYVDMGVASHRLSDFDDAIDSFDTALGIDPGNITILHYKKTSVVAKGIPEQIIDVCDSILKVDPSDKPALMDKAFALERLGRLAEANDTYTMALAVDDQDKELHNRKGLVLIGLGRYADAVVEFDRSFALDSSDLMPLDNKGRAYLLMREYDHALKVFDQCVVGQPGNPRFQSDRGRALASLGNLAEAVDAFDASLALDKGDSQTWKYKGNVMFKLGQFQDCVICLNRALELGAEEQGIYKAKGRALEELKHYSDALESFLRAVALDASDASAWERIAVIRLQMDDPANAYEAIKKALACDPKNRRMIMEKGDICQKLQRPEEAIKSFDAAIALDPSDPFAYFGQGVSYLKLRRYVEAQSSLRKALELNPNFDQARESLRSAEQKLHEIEVVNQATSVLECEYRQNRRMSKEEMFKECGIPYNSLDEVTAFLDVRETVNVELMNDADLDQYEEDSRYVLMAAARNPRVKETGLGLSDVMMALPGKDIVRAKKVLSYVEKVNKMDLSHHIMDARTEKLLRTAMNLPEEKRNVMGIIETLGVGIYTARRLMSVIKTLRANEPKPAPVEAAEEALLRPKQRPANPKEWVESEEPIALPEQRPRRARPEPKTTPAVEYQVESGVPVMEKKPSREPIMFGDEQKDLYQTFYKQEKRPAKVDSLEVAGRRCLFHGEAAVTACSKCSSLLCEECVRGGLCPRCHAPIEGAAVKTKKAAPAVKKDPRAILEESEGLEPQAAQESDDDRQSKDWSRL